The DNA region CTGATATACGTTGGTGAAAGACACTTATTTGTTGATATCAAGCTTCATCATCACCAGACCCGCCAGCAGTTTAGGATAGAAGTCGGTGGATTTTTGCGGCATTCTCTGGCCTGCGGCGGCGACGGTTTTCACATCGTCGACACTGGTCGGATTGAGAATAAACGCGGCCTGAATGCCGTTCTTGCCGACGGCATCAATCGACTCCTGACGCGAACGAACGTAGTCAACGTGCGTGCCCGCAGAAAGTGTCTTGGCGTCAATGCCGAGTTCGTTTTCGAGAATCGTCGTGTGCAATATCGTCACACCCAACGTGCGATCCGGTCCGCCGTGCTCGTTAGATTTCAGGAAGTAGAAATTGTCTTTGGTGCCGATTGCTTTCATGCCGAAAACTTGATCCGTCTTCTCGGCATCCATACGAGCGAACAGGGCTTCTTCGCTGGACAGCGGCGTGATGGTAAAATTCGCGGCTAATGCAGCGAGGAGTTTTGGGGCTGAGAAGTTTTGCACGTTCTGAATCAAGCGATGCGTGGGCAAAATCACCAGGCCCGGGTCTTCCATCGGGAACAAGCCCATCATGCGATGGTCAAAGCCCTGCTTTCCGACCGGTTTCCAGCCTTTGTCGAGCGCTTCCCGTTTGAAATTGCAGGCGGTCTCGTAACGATGATGACCATCGGCAATGAACAAATCACACGGTTCAAGCAGTTTCTGCATCTTTTCCACGAATTCCGGCGAATCGGCAATCCAAACTTGATGAAGTTCACCGAAATCATCCCGGCACTCAAGCGCGGGCTTCTGAGACTTGGCAATCGAATCCATCAGCTTCACGCTTTCGCCATTGGGGTCTGAATAGAGCATGAAGATAAGCTCGTCATTGGTCTCCAGCGCGCGCAGCAAGCGCAGTCTGTCGGCTTTGGGCCCGGCAAGCGTGTGCTCATGCGACTTGACCCGTTCTTCTTCAAGTGCGACGGAGGCCATAAAACCTTTGCGCACGTAGGTCTTGTTCAGGAAGGTAAAGGTCTGATAATAGAGATAAAAGGCCGGTCCCTTTGCCTCCACGAGAGAGCCGTCCGCAATCCATTGCTTTAAGGTTGCGGCGGCGCCGGGATAGGGTGACTCGGGATTGGCTACGGTCTCATCGGACTTAATAATACGAATGACATTATGCGGGTCGCGAGCATAATACTTCTCCTGCAGGGCGCGGTCGATTTTGTCATAGGGCTGGGTTACAAGTTTGTCCAGCTTCGCGGCCAGTGCTGGGGAATAGGTTAAGCCGCGAAAGGGGTGAATGCGGGCCATCAGGAACTCCGGATAGATTTCAATGGGGTAGTTTGCGAAAAGATACACAAACTCCGCAAAAAATTCAAGCCAGCCAGTTTGACTAAGTGCCTCAAAATGATTATTTTAGTTGGTTAGGCGCAACCCGCGCACCCGAATCAGCCCCAATCTCTCATTTTCCGCCGCGCCGGAAACTTCCAACCCCCTATGTCCAACCGTCTTCCGGAAGAACTGGTTTACCTGTCCTCGATGTTGGGACGGCCCGCCTATTCCCGCACACTGGGGACGGGAATGGGGAAGGTGTGGGATGTCATCGCGCAGGTGACGGAGATGTTTCCGGAAGTGAAGGGATTGGTGCTGCGCAATGGCGGACGATTGGTGCTATATCCTGCAACGGGGCAGGAGTATCAGGAGTTCGTGAAGGCCCGCAAGCTGAAGGTGGACGAGCACAAAATTGTTCCCCTCAGCCCCTCGCCCGATGACATCTCCATTCGTGAGACCTTGTGGGACCGCCAGATTGTCGATGTTGAGGGTGCGAAAGTCGTGCGTGTGAACGATGTTCAGCTTCTGATTGGCGACCGGCAATGGGTTGTGCATGTGGATGTTGGAGTCACCGGTTTGGCGCGACGGCTGGGTTATGAAACGGCGATGCGCAAAGCCGCGAAGTTACTGGGGCGGAAGATCGAGGACGAACTGATTTCGTGGAAGTATGTGCAGCCCGTCAGCGACAGCGCGGACGCACCCGGTCCGGTGCGTTTGAAAGTAGGTGCGCAGCGCTTGAAGGAATTGCACCCCGGAGAGATTGCGGATATTCTCGAAGAGCTGTCGCACGAACAGCGACAAGTGATGGTAGCTTCGATGGATGTCGAGACGGCAGCCGAAGCGCTCGAAGAGACGGACTACGACGTTCAGAAGGCGATTCTCGAAGGGTTGGAGCCTGAACGCGCGGCGGACATTCTCGAAGAGATGGAGCCGTCGATAGCGGCGGACTTGCTGTCGGATTTGGATGAGTCGGCCTCCGAGCAGATTATTCAGAAGTTCGAGTTTGAAGACGAGCGTGCCGAAGTGGCCGAGCTGATGACCTATGAGGAAAACACGGCTGGCGCGCTCATGACGACGGACTACCTCGAACTTGCCGAAGACAGGACGGTTGAGGACGCTTTGGAGTTGCTGCGCGACAGCGCGGACGAAATAGAAGCGTACTACTACATCTATGTGCACGACGAAGACGGAGTGCTGCTGGGTGCGGTGTCACTGCGCAATCTGCTGCAGAAGGACCCGGCTCTGCAATTGGGAAATATTTTATCAGGCCGCTTGATCACGGTGACGCTCGACACAAATCTGAGCGAAATTGCCGAACTGTTCCTGCGGTATAACTTCCTGTTCCTTCCGGTCGTGGATGAGAGCGGGATTCAAAAAGGAGTAGTGAGCTTCAAGGATTCGCTCGATGATTTGATGCCCACGCTCTATAAGACGTGGAAGAAGGATACGTGACGAAAGAAAAAATCAAGATTGAAGAACATACCGCGTTCGAGCAGTTTGAGCTTGACGAGCGTCTGGTGCGCGCGGTGACGCACATGGGATATGAGCGGCCTACGCCGATTCAGAGTCAGGCGATTCCGCTGGCGCTGAAGGGGCTGGATGTGATGGGCGCTGCACAAACGGGAACGGGCAAGACAGCGGCGTTCGGTTTGCCGATTTTGCATCGCGCATTGACCGAAAAACATGAGAAGCCCGTGGCCTTGGTGCTCTCTCCGACGCGCGAACTGGCGGTGCAGATTGAAGAGTCCTTCAAGAAATTTGCCAAACACACGAAGCTGAAGGTGCTCGCAGTATACGGCGGAGTGGGCTACGGTCCGCAAGTGGACGGTTTGAAGAAGGGCGCGGACATCATCGTTGCCACACCGGGACGTCTGCTCGACCATGTAGCGCGCGGCACCTTGCGTTTGGAGACGCTGAAGATACTCGTGCTGGACGAAGCCGACCGGATGCTGGACATGGGATTCCTGCCGGACGTTCGGCGCATCATCGCGCGCGTGCCGAAGGAGCGGCAGACGATGCTGTTCTCGGCGACATTTCCGGATGAAGTGGCCAAACTCGCCAAGGAGATTCTGCACAACCCGCAGAGTGTGCAAATCGGTCACAAGAGCAGCGCCGCACGCGGACTGTCTCACACGGCCTATCCTGTACCCGCTCACTTGAAGCCGGAGTTGTTGTCGGAAATTCTGATTGAACTGAATTCACCGGCCGTGTTGATTTTCACCCGCACGAAGCACCGCGCGGACAGGATACAGAAGCTGCTGGCAAAGAAGAACTTTTCCGTGACGAGTTTGCACAGCGACCGCACGCAGAAGCAGCGTATGGCTGCGTTGGAAGGCTTCAAGCAGGGCAAATACAATGTGATGGTGGCAACGGATATCGCTGCACGCGGCATCGACGTGACAGGCATCACGCACGTCATCAACTACGATTTGCCGGCGACATCCGAAGATTATGTGCACAGAACGGGGCGCACGGCGCGCGCGGAGCGCTTGGGTGACGCCTACACACTGGTGGCACCGGACGAAGAAATACTTTTACGCGAAATCGAGAAGCATCTTGGGCAGCAGATGACGCGCGCGGCTCTGAATCACTTTGACTATTTGGTGCCCGCACCGGAGAAGGCAACGGGATTGCAGAAGACAAGCGGGACGGTTGGTCCGCAAACGAAGAGTTTCACGTCGTCGCATCGCAGACCGAAGATACCTCGCAGAACGGGACGATAACCAAGGGGCACCCGCAGCAGGTGCCGCCGCAAAGAATCACGAACCCCTCATTGTCCCCCATTTTTGCGAATGAAGATGGGGGAGATAAGAAGTCATGACTTCCCTGCTCTCAAAATGGACTAAGCAAGCCTCGCCCGCATGGACGAGGTTTTTGTTGTTTCTGTCCATCATGGGGCCGGGGTTGATTACGGCGAATGTTGACAACGATGCGGGCGGGATTACCACCTACTCACAAGCAGGTGCG from bacterium includes:
- a CDS encoding DEAD/DEAH box helicase produces the protein MTKEKIKIEEHTAFEQFELDERLVRAVTHMGYERPTPIQSQAIPLALKGLDVMGAAQTGTGKTAAFGLPILHRALTEKHEKPVALVLSPTRELAVQIEESFKKFAKHTKLKVLAVYGGVGYGPQVDGLKKGADIIVATPGRLLDHVARGTLRLETLKILVLDEADRMLDMGFLPDVRRIIARVPKERQTMLFSATFPDEVAKLAKEILHNPQSVQIGHKSSAARGLSHTAYPVPAHLKPELLSEILIELNSPAVLIFTRTKHRADRIQKLLAKKNFSVTSLHSDRTQKQRMAALEGFKQGKYNVMVATDIAARGIDVTGITHVINYDLPATSEDYVHRTGRTARAERLGDAYTLVAPDEEILLREIEKHLGQQMTRAALNHFDYLVPAPEKATGLQKTSGTVGPQTKSFTSSHRRPKIPRRTGR
- a CDS encoding DUF1015 domain-containing protein; the encoded protein is MARIHPFRGLTYSPALAAKLDKLVTQPYDKIDRALQEKYYARDPHNVIRIIKSDETVANPESPYPGAAATLKQWIADGSLVEAKGPAFYLYYQTFTFLNKTYVRKGFMASVALEEERVKSHEHTLAGPKADRLRLLRALETNDELIFMLYSDPNGESVKLMDSIAKSQKPALECRDDFGELHQVWIADSPEFVEKMQKLLEPCDLFIADGHHRYETACNFKREALDKGWKPVGKQGFDHRMMGLFPMEDPGLVILPTHRLIQNVQNFSAPKLLAALAANFTITPLSSEEALFARMDAEKTDQVFGMKAIGTKDNFYFLKSNEHGGPDRTLGVTILHTTILENELGIDAKTLSAGTHVDYVRSRQESIDAVGKNGIQAAFILNPTSVDDVKTVAAAGQRMPQKSTDFYPKLLAGLVMMKLDINK
- a CDS encoding magnesium transporter, with product MSNRLPEELVYLSSMLGRPAYSRTLGTGMGKVWDVIAQVTEMFPEVKGLVLRNGGRLVLYPATGQEYQEFVKARKLKVDEHKIVPLSPSPDDISIRETLWDRQIVDVEGAKVVRVNDVQLLIGDRQWVVHVDVGVTGLARRLGYETAMRKAAKLLGRKIEDELISWKYVQPVSDSADAPGPVRLKVGAQRLKELHPGEIADILEELSHEQRQVMVASMDVETAAEALEETDYDVQKAILEGLEPERAADILEEMEPSIAADLLSDLDESASEQIIQKFEFEDERAEVAELMTYEENTAGALMTTDYLELAEDRTVEDALELLRDSADEIEAYYYIYVHDEDGVLLGAVSLRNLLQKDPALQLGNILSGRLITVTLDTNLSEIAELFLRYNFLFLPVVDESGIQKGVVSFKDSLDDLMPTLYKTWKKDT